From Pseudomonas sp. stari2:
CGTTCCTGCAGCCAGGCATACGGGTCGTGACCGGCATCCTTGCGGGCAATCGGGGCGCTGGTGACGTTGGCGGATACGGGCATGGAGGGCTCTCGAACATTACAAATGAGGACCGCACGGACGGCGGGGAAGCCTGATGTGCGAAAAGTCGTTACTATAAGCGCCTCTTTGCCTGCCTTGCCATGGACACCATGACCGAGAACGACTATCTGATCGCCTGGGGCCTTTACGCCTTTGCCGCCGTGGGCTGCCTGCTGGTGTGGATGCGCCTGACCCGCTGGATGTGGCGCTGGTTGCGCGAGCCGCTGCGTGTATTGATGGCGGTGTTGCTGTTCAGCCCGACCATCATTGACCCGGTGAAGGAAAAATTCGCCCCGGCCATCGCCATCACTGTGCTGGATCTGGCGTTCAAGGTCGGCAACAACGCCTGGCGCGCGATTTCCGAACTGCTCATGTACGCCATGATCGCGTTCGGCCTGTACCTGATTTTCGTGCTGATCCGCTTTCCGATCGAGCGCGCTTCGAACGCTCGCAAGGAGCAGGCCGAAGTCGCTCGCGCAGCCGCCCGTGCCGAAGACGAGCGTGACGGCGATCAACCGTTCGGCGGCGCCGGCGACGATCGTTACGGCCGCCCACCGCTGCCGAGCAATCCGCAGCGCGGGCGCGTCGAGCCGCGTCTGTAATCACGAGAGCCCGCACATGTGTGAACTATTGGGCATGAGCGCCAACGTGCCGACCGATATCGTGTTCAGCTTCACCGGGCTGATGCAGCGCGGCGGTCGCACCGGTCCGCACCGCGATGGCTGGGGTATCGCCTTCTATGAAGGTCGCGGGTTGCGGCTGTTTCAGGACCCGGCGGCCAGCTGCGAGTCGGAAGTCGCCAATCTGGTGCAGCGTTATCCGATCAAGAGCGAAGTGGTCATCGGCCATATCCGTCAGGCCAACGTCGGCAAGGTCTGCCTGTCCAACACCCACCCGTTCGTCCGCGAACTGTGGGGACGCAACTGGTGCTTCGCGCACAACGGCCAGCTCGCCGATTTCACCCCGATCAAGAGTTTCTACCGCCCGGTCGGCGATACCGACAGCGAGGCGGCGTTCTGCGATTTGCTCAACCGCGTACGTGCAGCGTTTCCGGAACCGGTCGATATAGAAGTGCTGCTGCCGGATCTGGTCGCGGCCTGCGCCGAGTACCGCAGCAAAGGCGTGTTCAATTGCCTGCTCAGCGACGGCGACTGGCTCTTCTGCTATTGCTCGACCAAACTGGCACAGATCACCCGTCGCGCACCGTTCGGCCCGGCGCGGCTCAAGGATGTCGATGTGATCGTCGATTTCCAGGCCGAAACCACGCCAAACGACGTGGTCACGGTGATTGCCACCGAACCCTTGACCGAAAACGAAACCTGGACCCGCTACGAACCGGGCCAATGGAGCCTGTGGCGACGCGGCGAATGCGTCAGCCAGGGCACGACCGAATAAAGGATCTATCCTCGATGTTGCTCAGTTATCTACGGCTGGTGTTGTTTGCGGCGGGCCTGTTGATCGGTGTCCAGGTGCCGGGGTTCATCAACGATTACGCCAAGCGGGTCGAAGCGCATCTGATCGAAGCACAGACCGGTCTGCGCGGCTTCCAGGGCACAGCCGAGCAATTCTTCAAGGGTGATCTGCAGGCACTGGTCGCTCACTATCGTGCCAGCGAGGACCCGGTGTTTCGCAGCGATGCGGACAGCCTGAGCACCTTGCTCAACCGTCAACTGGCGCTGGACAAGCAATTCCAGGCGATGCAGGGCCCGTGGTACATCCGCTTCCTGCAAGTGGTGCTGGCCGCCGATCCGGATATCCGCAAGGAAACCTGGAACGGCTACAGCTACCAGATTCTGCTGACACCGGAAGCAATGATCTGGGGCATGAGCGGTGCGCTGCTGCTATCGTTCGGCCTCGAATGCCTGTTCCGTCTGATTGACTGGGTGGTGCTGGGTGGCAAGCGCCTGCGCCAGAGCCGGCCGATCGAAGACCGGGATGTGCGCGGGCTGTAAACCTCGATGCATCGTTCCCACGCCGTGGGAACGATCAGCTCAGAACGATGTAATCCGTGCCCACCTTGCGCGCGTACCCCTCCAGCACCTGCTGACACAGCGTCACAATCTCTTCGACCCATTCCACACCCACCCGCCACGACACCACTACTTGTAGGGCGGGTGGCCGTTGGTCGATGTCGAGCAGGGTCAGTTCGCCCCGCGCCAGTTCCTCGGCCACCAACACTGGCGGCAGTGCGCCAATGCCGAATCCGTCGCGCAGCAGCCGGGTGATCGCCGACACCGAGTTCACACAGTTCAAGCGTGGCGCCAGCACGCCCTGGGCCTGCATCAGCGCCAGAATGTCCTGATGCGGCCGGGAGTTTTTCGAGTAGGTGATGATCCGTTCCTGCGCCAGGTCGGCGAGGCTTTGGTAGTCGCGGTTGTAGATCGAATTGCTGGCGACGATCCAGCCGATAGGGTGGCTGGCCAGTTCCAGACTGCGCACGCTTTCATGGCGCACCAGATCGGTTTGCAGGATCAGGTCGAGAAACCCTTTTTGCAGCTGATCGCAGAGGTTCAGCGAGGTATCCGCCACCAGCTCGATTTCCACCCGGGGATACAGATCGGTCATCTGCGCCACCAACGGGCTGAGCCAGGTGTGAATCACCGTGTCCATTACCCCGATGCGAACCCGGCCGACCTTGCTCGATCGGGTCTCGATCGACTGCTTCAGCGCCTGCATCGTATCGAGCATCTGCTCGGCATAGTCCAGCACTTTCAGGCCTTCCGGCGTCAGGCTCACACCGCGTGAATCGCGCACAAACAGCTTTACTCCAAGCTCGCCTTCGAGCACCGCGATCCGGCTGGAGATCGAAGCCTGAGTGGTGAACAGCTTGTCGGCGGTCAGGCGAAAACTCTTCAGCCGGGCGACCCAGACAAAGGTCTCGAGAAACTTCAGGTTCATGGCAACAAATTTTTCTTATGTCTTGGGCGGGTTTTTATTCGTTGGACGCGACCGGGTGACGCACCCAAGAATCGACGCATCCGGTTCCCACGATAGGCGTCGTCGGAGCTTCGAACAAGACCAATAAAAGCCTGCGGAGACATGCCATGAGTGCGCCCGACACCCTCGACCTCCCCAAGACCACGGCCCGTCCCGGCCCGTTCGACTGGTATCGCAACATCAATCAGCAGGAGCGCCGGACGTTCTGGAGCTGCAAGATCGGCTACGGTCTGGACGGCATGGACACCCAGATGCTCAGCTTCGTGGTGCCGACCCTGATCGCGATGTGGGGCATCACCACCGGAGAAGCCGGGCTGATTCACACCAGCACGCTGATCGCTTCGGCCATCGGTGGTTGGGTGGCGGGTATTCTCTCCGACCGCATCGGCCGCGTACGCACCCTGCAACTGACGGTGCTGTGGTTCGCCTTCTTCACTTTCCTCTGCGGTTTCGCCCAGAACTACGAACAACTGCTGATCGCCCGCACCCTGATGGGCTTCGGTTTCGGCGGCGAATGGACCGCCGGCGCGGTGCTGATCGGTGAAGTGATCCGCGCCAAGGATCGCGGCAAAGCGGTGGGCATGGTGCAATCCGGCTGGGCACTCGGTTGGGGGCTGACGGCAATTCTCTATGCGCTGCTGTTCTCGGTGCTGCCACCGGAAGATGCCTGGCGCGCACTGTTCATCCTCGGCATCGTGCCGGCGGTGTTCGTGATTTTCGTCCGCCGTCTGGTGAAAGATCCCGAGATCTACCGCGAAGCCAAGGCCAAGCAAACTCCGGAAAGCCCGTCGAAGTTCTACGAGATCTTCGCCCCCGGCATGCTCTTCACCACGTTCCGCGCTTCCTTGCTGACCACGGGTGCCCTCGGCGGCTACTACGCAATCACCTCCTGGCTGCCGACCTTTCTGAAAAACGAACGCGGCTTGAGCGTACTCGGCACCGGCGGTTATCTGGCGATGGTGATCATCGGTTCCTACGCCGGTTATGTGATCAGTGCCTATTTGACCGACCTGCTGGGGCGCAAGAAGAACTTCATCCTGTTCGCAGTCGGCTCGTTCACCATCGTTCTGCTCTACACCCAGTTGCCGGTCAGCAATGGCGTGATGTTGTGGCTGGGTTTCCCGCTGGGATTCTTCGCTTCGGGGATTTTCAGCGGCATGGGTGCGTTTCTGACAGAGCTGTTCCCGACACGGATTCGCGGCTCGGGGCAGGGCTTTTGCTACAACATCGGCCGGGCGCTGGCGGCATTGTTCCCGCTGCTGATCGGGTTGCTCAGCCAGAAAGTACCGCTGAGTGTAGGCATTGGTGCCTTCGCAGCAGTGTCCTACGGCGTGGTGATCCTGGCGGCGCTGAGCTTGCCGGAAACCCGTGGCAAGCAACTGGACGCGCAGTAACTGATAACCTGCGACAACTGTCCTACAGCACAAAAAGATAACAGCTACAGGAGTGTTCACCGTGAGCCGCCTGCTATTGAACTGCGACATCGGCGAGAGCTTCGGCAACTGGACCATGGGTCTGGACGCGGAAGTCATGCCCTTCATCGATTGCGCCAACATTGCCTGCGGTTTCCACGCCGGCGACCCGAGCATCATGCGCAAGACCGTCAGCCTGGCGCTGAGCCACGGCGTGCAGATCGGCGCGCATCCGGCCTATCAGGATCTGGTGGGGTTCGGCCGACGTTCCATGGCTTACACCGCCCAGGAACTGCAAGACATCCTGCATTACCAGATCGGCGCCCTCGACGGTATTTGCCGTGCCCAGGGTGGCAAAGTCAGCTACGTCAAACCCCACGGCGCGATGTACAACGACATGATGGCCAACCCGGCGCAGTTGCGGGCGGTGATTCAGGCTGTCGCGGCTTACGACCGCAGTTTGCCGCTGATGCTGATGGCCACCCGCGACAACACGGCCGCGCAACAACTCGGCGACGAATATGGCGTGACCTTGTGGTTCGAAGCCTTCGCCGACCGCGCCTACGACAGCGCCGGCCGACTGGTGTCGCGACAACTGCCGGGCGCGGTGCATCACGACGCCGAAACCATCATCGGGCAAGCACTGACCATCGCCCGTGGCGACAACCTCACCGCCAGCGACGGCAGCGCGCTGCACCTGCAAGCCAACACTTTGTGTGTACACGGCGACAACGCCAGCTCAGTGGCAGCCGTGCAACGCATTCGTCAGGCGCTGAACGAGCAGAGCGCGCCATGAATCCGCGGGTGGAAGTGGTGGCACTGGATTGCCTGATGCTGCGCCTGTTCGATGAAATCGCGGAAGCCAACATGCCGTGGATGCTCGCCGCCAGCGAGCGGTTGCGCACGGTGTTTGGCGCGCAGTTGATCGATCTGGTGCCGTCGTACACCACATTGATGGTGCATTACGATCTGACCGAATTGAATCCGAGTCAGGCCCGGGAGCTGATTGCCGAAGCACTGATCGACCTGTCGCCGAATGCACGAACCGGTGGCCAGTGCCATGTGCTGCCGGTGTGGTACGACCTGAGTGTCGGTCCGGAACTGAGCCTGCTGTCACAGCGCAGCGGCTTGTCTGTAGAAGAAGTGATCCGCCTTCACAGTGCTCGCGAATATCAAGTGTTCGCGCTTGGTTTCGCGCCGGGGTTCGCTTTCATGGGACTGGTGGAAGAAGTGCTGGCAGCTCCGCGCCTGAATACCCCACGCAAGAAAGTCGCCGCCGGCAGCGTCGGTATCGCCGAGCGGCAGACCGCAGCGTATCCGGTGGCCTCTCCGGGTGGCTGGAACCTGATCGGTCGCACGCCGGCAAAACTGTTCGACCGTGAACGCGATGGCTACAGCCTCATGCAGCCCGGCGATACCGTGCGTTTCGAAGCGGTAAGCCATGCAGAATTCATCAACCTCGGCGGTGATGACACACCTTTGGAGGCGTTGTCATGAGCCGACTGACGATTGAAGCAAGTACGCCGCTGTGCCTGTTGCAGGACGCCGGGCGGTTTGGCGTGCGCCATCTGGGCGTGACCCAGGGCGGCGCGGCGGACTGGCGGTCGATGGCCTGGGCCAACTGGCTGCTGGGCAATGGCCTGGATCTGCCGGTGATCGAAATCACCCTCGGCGGGTTTGCGGTAGTGGCGCAAGAGGATTGTCTGCTGGCGCTGGCCGGTGCCGATCTGGGCGCGCAGATTGACGGTGAGGCGCTGGCGCCGTGGCGCAGTTTCAAGCTGCATAAAGGGCAGACCTTGAAGCTCACCCAGCCGTTGCTGGGGGCTCGGGTCTATCTGGCGGCTCCCGGCGGTTTCAGCGCGCCGAAAGTGCTGGGCAGCAGTGCCACGGTGGTGCGCGAGGAACTCGGTGGTCTCGATGGTTTTGGTTTGCCATTGGCCAAGGGCGCATGCCTGAGTTATCAGGGCGAAACCCTGTTGGTGCGTGAGGTCCCGGCACAACATCGGCCAGACCTGCGGCTAGACGCGCCGCTCGATCTGGTGCTCGGCGCGCAGATCGGTCAGTTCAGCGGGCAGAGCCTGTTCGATGCGTTCAACAGTCATTGGACGCTGGACAGTCGTGCCGACCGCATGGGCATTCGTCTGTTGGGGACGGCGTTGCAGTATCAGGGCCAGCCGATGATTTCCGAAGGCATCCCGTTGGGCGCGGTGCAGGTGCCGCCGGACGGGCAGCCGATCGTGTTGCTCAATGATCGGCAGACCATTGGCGGGTATCCGCGATTGGGAGCGTTGACGCCGTTGGCGCTGGCCCGCCTGGCGCAGTATCTGCCGGGGGCGAAGGTCAGATTGCGCCCGGTGGTGCAGGACGTCGCGCACCGGGAGCATGTCGAGTATCTGAAGCGCTTTTGATCGTTCCCCCGCCGTTGGCGGGGGAACCATTGCGGATTACTTGGACAGAAACCGCATCCCTTCTTCGAGCCCGCGCAACGTCAGCGGATACATCTGATCCTCGATCAAATCCCGCACGATATTGGTCGACGAGGTGTAGCCCCAGGTGTCTTTCGGATACGGGTTGATCCAGATGAGCTTCTTGTACTTCTCCATGAAGCGCTGCATCCACACGTAACCTGGCTCTTCGTTCCAGTGCTCGACGCTGCCGCCGGCCTGGGTAATTTCATAAGGCGCCATGGCCGCGTCGCCAATGAAGATCACTTTGTAGTCGGCGCCGTACTTGTGCAGCAGGTCCTGGGTCGACGTGCGCTCGGAGGTGCGGCGCATGTTGTTCTTCCACACCGATTCATAAATGAAGTTGTGAAAGTAGAAGTACTCCAGATGCTTGAACTCGGTCTTGCAGGCCGAGAACAGTTCCTCGCAGATCTTCACGTGGGCGTCCATCGAACCGCCGATGTCGAACAGCAGCAACAGCTTCACCGTGTTGCGCCGTTCCGGGCGCATCTGGATGTTCAGCAGGCCGGCGTCCTTGGCGGTGTGGTCGATGGTGCCGTCGATGTCCAGTTCTTCCGCTGCGCCCTGGCGCGCGAATTTACGCAGGCGGCGCAGGGCGACCTTGATGTTGCGGGTGCCCAGTTCCACGGAGTCGTCGAGGTTCTTGTACTCGCGCTGATCCCAGACTTTCACCGCTTTGCCCTGGCGCTTGCCGGCGTCGCCGACCCGGATGCCTTCCGGGTTGAAACCGCCGGAGCCGAACGGGCTGGTGCCGCCGGTGCCGATCCATTTGTTGCCGCCGGCGTGACGTTCCTTCTGTTCTTCCAGGCGTTTCTTGAACTCCTCGATCAGCTTGTCCAGGCCGCCGAGGGACTGGATCTGCGCACGTTCTTCGTCGGTCAGCGAACGCTCGAATTCC
This genomic window contains:
- the pxpB gene encoding 5-oxoprolinase subunit PxpB, with translation MNPRVEVVALDCLMLRLFDEIAEANMPWMLAASERLRTVFGAQLIDLVPSYTTLMVHYDLTELNPSQARELIAEALIDLSPNARTGGQCHVLPVWYDLSVGPELSLLSQRSGLSVEEVIRLHSAREYQVFALGFAPGFAFMGLVEEVLAAPRLNTPRKKVAAGSVGIAERQTAAYPVASPGGWNLIGRTPAKLFDRERDGYSLMQPGDTVRFEAVSHAEFINLGGDDTPLEALS
- a CDS encoding DUF2937 family protein translates to MLLSYLRLVLFAAGLLIGVQVPGFINDYAKRVEAHLIEAQTGLRGFQGTAEQFFKGDLQALVAHYRASEDPVFRSDADSLSTLLNRQLALDKQFQAMQGPWYIRFLQVVLAADPDIRKETWNGYSYQILLTPEAMIWGMSGALLLSFGLECLFRLIDWVVLGGKRLRQSRPIEDRDVRGL
- a CDS encoding 5-oxoprolinase subunit PxpA: MSRLLLNCDIGESFGNWTMGLDAEVMPFIDCANIACGFHAGDPSIMRKTVSLALSHGVQIGAHPAYQDLVGFGRRSMAYTAQELQDILHYQIGALDGICRAQGGKVSYVKPHGAMYNDMMANPAQLRAVIQAVAAYDRSLPLMLMATRDNTAAQQLGDEYGVTLWFEAFADRAYDSAGRLVSRQLPGAVHHDAETIIGQALTIARGDNLTASDGSALHLQANTLCVHGDNASSVAAVQRIRQALNEQSAP
- a CDS encoding VWA domain-containing protein → MLLNLFNEMRAAKVPVSVRELLDLINALKQRVTFADMDEFYYLSRAILVKDERHFDKFDRAFGAYFNGLEKLDDHLQALIPEDWLRKEFERSLTDEERAQIQSLGGLDKLIEEFKKRLEEQKERHAGGNKWIGTGGTSPFGSGGFNPEGIRVGDAGKRQGKAVKVWDQREYKNLDDSVELGTRNIKVALRRLRKFARQGAAEELDIDGTIDHTAKDAGLLNIQMRPERRNTVKLLLLFDIGGSMDAHVKICEELFSACKTEFKHLEYFYFHNFIYESVWKNNMRRTSERTSTQDLLHKYGADYKVIFIGDAAMAPYEITQAGGSVEHWNEEPGYVWMQRFMEKYKKLIWINPYPKDTWGYTSSTNIVRDLIEDQMYPLTLRGLEEGMRFLSK
- a CDS encoding biotin-dependent carboxyltransferase family protein, yielding MSRLTIEASTPLCLLQDAGRFGVRHLGVTQGGAADWRSMAWANWLLGNGLDLPVIEITLGGFAVVAQEDCLLALAGADLGAQIDGEALAPWRSFKLHKGQTLKLTQPLLGARVYLAAPGGFSAPKVLGSSATVVREELGGLDGFGLPLAKGACLSYQGETLLVREVPAQHRPDLRLDAPLDLVLGAQIGQFSGQSLFDAFNSHWTLDSRADRMGIRLLGTALQYQGQPMISEGIPLGAVQVPPDGQPIVLLNDRQTIGGYPRLGALTPLALARLAQYLPGAKVRLRPVVQDVAHREHVEYLKRF
- a CDS encoding MFS transporter translates to MSAPDTLDLPKTTARPGPFDWYRNINQQERRTFWSCKIGYGLDGMDTQMLSFVVPTLIAMWGITTGEAGLIHTSTLIASAIGGWVAGILSDRIGRVRTLQLTVLWFAFFTFLCGFAQNYEQLLIARTLMGFGFGGEWTAGAVLIGEVIRAKDRGKAVGMVQSGWALGWGLTAILYALLFSVLPPEDAWRALFILGIVPAVFVIFVRRLVKDPEIYREAKAKQTPESPSKFYEIFAPGMLFTTFRASLLTTGALGGYYAITSWLPTFLKNERGLSVLGTGGYLAMVIIGSYAGYVISAYLTDLLGRKKNFILFAVGSFTIVLLYTQLPVSNGVMLWLGFPLGFFASGIFSGMGAFLTELFPTRIRGSGQGFCYNIGRALAALFPLLIGLLSQKVPLSVGIGAFAAVSYGVVILAALSLPETRGKQLDAQ
- a CDS encoding LysR family transcriptional regulator, which codes for MNLKFLETFVWVARLKSFRLTADKLFTTQASISSRIAVLEGELGVKLFVRDSRGVSLTPEGLKVLDYAEQMLDTMQALKQSIETRSSKVGRVRIGVMDTVIHTWLSPLVAQMTDLYPRVEIELVADTSLNLCDQLQKGFLDLILQTDLVRHESVRSLELASHPIGWIVASNSIYNRDYQSLADLAQERIITYSKNSRPHQDILALMQAQGVLAPRLNCVNSVSAITRLLRDGFGIGALPPVLVAEELARGELTLLDIDQRPPALQVVVSWRVGVEWVEEIVTLCQQVLEGYARKVGTDYIVLS
- a CDS encoding class II glutamine amidotransferase — translated: MCELLGMSANVPTDIVFSFTGLMQRGGRTGPHRDGWGIAFYEGRGLRLFQDPAASCESEVANLVQRYPIKSEVVIGHIRQANVGKVCLSNTHPFVRELWGRNWCFAHNGQLADFTPIKSFYRPVGDTDSEAAFCDLLNRVRAAFPEPVDIEVLLPDLVAACAEYRSKGVFNCLLSDGDWLFCYCSTKLAQITRRAPFGPARLKDVDVIVDFQAETTPNDVVTVIATEPLTENETWTRYEPGQWSLWRRGECVSQGTTE
- a CDS encoding MFS transporter — protein: MDTMTENDYLIAWGLYAFAAVGCLLVWMRLTRWMWRWLREPLRVLMAVLLFSPTIIDPVKEKFAPAIAITVLDLAFKVGNNAWRAISELLMYAMIAFGLYLIFVLIRFPIERASNARKEQAEVARAAARAEDERDGDQPFGGAGDDRYGRPPLPSNPQRGRVEPRL